A single Phoenix dactylifera cultivar Barhee BC4 chromosome 1, palm_55x_up_171113_PBpolish2nd_filt_p, whole genome shotgun sequence DNA region contains:
- the LOC103714729 gene encoding aspartic proteinase-like — protein MGHRFVLLYICLWTLTCSLLLHASSDGLLRIGLKKKPLDTETLNAAKIARKMMIHMQKNGLHHSLADSDVDIISLKNYMDAQYFGEIGIGTPPQNFTVIFDTGSSNLWVPSSKCYFSIACYFHHRYRASSSATYTKNGESCEITYGSGAISGFFSQDNVQVGDLAVKDQVFIETTRESSLTFVLAKFDGILGLGFPEISVGDCPPLWYSMVEQDLIDKKVFSFWLNRDADDVNGGELIFGGVDPRHFKGEHSYVPVTSEGYWQFDMGDFLIDGQSTGYCADGCAAIVDSGTSLLAGPTTIVTQINHAIGAEGVVSMECKEVVKQYGELILELLVAQTRPDKVCSKIGLCIFDGARYVGTGIDSVVDKQKEEDSSLNQDVLCTACEMAVVWIENQLRENKTKERILAYANELCERLPSPSGESTVSCDQIASMPNISFTIAEKVFSLTPEEYVLKVEQGYTSVCISGFMAFDVPPPRGPLWILGDVFMGAYHTVFDFGNKRIGFAKAV, from the exons ATGGGGCATAGATTTGTTCTGTTGTATATCTGTTTGTGGACTTTGACATGCTCCTTGCTTCTCCATGCTTCATCTGATGGATTACTAAGAATTGGTCTAAAGAAAAAACCCTTAGATACTGAGACTCTCAATGCTGCAAAAATTGCAAGGAAAATGATGATCCATATGCAAAAGAACGGTCTTCATCATAGTCTGGCTGATTCTGATGTAGACATAATATCTTTGAAGAACTATATGGATGCTCAATACTTTGGAGAGATTGGTATTGGCACGCCTCCACAAAATTTCACGGTCATATTTGATACTGGAAGCTCCAACTTGTGGGTCCCATCATCAAAGTGCTACTTTTCT ATTGCCTGTTACTTCCATCATAGGTATAGAGCAAGCTCATCAGCCACTTACACAAAGAATG GAGAATCATGCGAAATTACTTATGGTTCCGGAGCAATTTCTGGTTTCTTTAGCCAAGATAATGTACAAGTTGGAGACCTCGCCGTTAAAGAtcaa GTTTTCATTGAGACAACACGAGAGTCGAGCCTCACATTTGTATTAGCAAAGTTTGATGGCATACTTGGTCTTGGCTTTCCTGAAATTTCTGTTGGTGATTGTCCCCCACTTTG GTATAGCATGGTTGAGCAGGATTTAATTGACAAGAAGGTATTCTCGTTCTGGCTAAATAGAGATGCAGACGATGTGAATGGGGGCGAGCTTATTTTTGGAGGTGTTGATCCAAGACATTTTAAGGGCGAACATTCCTATGTTCCAGTAACTAGTGAAGGATACTGGCAG TTTGACATGGGAGATTTCCTGATTGATGGCCAATCAACTG GCTATTGTGCTGATGGCTGTGCTGCTATTGTAGATTCTGGAACTTCCTTGCTTGCAGGGCCAACT ACCATAGTCACCCAAATAAATCACGCCATTGGTGCAGAAGGAGTTGTGAGCATGGAATGTAAAGAGGTCGTTAAACAGTATGGAGAGTTGATACTGGAGTTGTTGGTTGCACAG ACTCGACCAGATAAAGTGTGCAGCAAGATTGGCCTATGCATATTTGATGGAGCTCGATATGTCGG TACTGGCATTGATTCCGTGGTTGACAAGCAAAAGGAGGAAGATTCATCTCTTAATCAAGATGTTTTATGTACTGCTTGTGAGATGGCTGTTGTTTGGATTGAAAATCAACTGAGAGAAAATAAAACTAAGGAACGAATTTTGGCCTATGCTAATGAG CTGTGTGAACGTCTGCCAAGCCCCAGTGGAGAATCAACTGTTAGCTGTGATCAGATTGCAAGCATGCCAAATATTTCATTTACAATTGCCGAAAAAGTTTTCAGCCTAACTCCAGAAGAG TATGTTCTAAAAGTTGAGCAAGGATACACAAGTGTCTGCATAAGTGGGTTTATGGCATTTGACGTGCCACCTCCTCGAGGTCCCCTCTG GATTCTTGGAGATGTTTTCATGGGTGCATATCATACAGTGTTTGACTTTGGTAATAAAAGAATAGGGTTTGCTAAAGCGGTTTAA